In Pomacea canaliculata isolate SZHN2017 linkage group LG12, ASM307304v1, whole genome shotgun sequence, a single genomic region encodes these proteins:
- the LOC112576724 gene encoding dynein light chain roadblock-type 2-like, whose amino-acid sequence MASEVEETLKRISGLKGVLGSIVISSDGIPIRTTLDNSTTVQYAGLLTALVAKARSVVRDLDPSNDLSFLRIRSKKSEIMCAPCRDYLLVVIQTSETP is encoded by the exons ATGGCATCG GAAGTTGAGGAAACGCTGAAGAGAATTTCAGGTCTGAAAGGCGTTTTAGGAAGTATTGTCATCAGCTCTGATG GTATTCCCATCCGAACAACACTGGACAACTCTACAACTGTACAGTATGCTGGATTGCTCACTGCCCTTGTTGCTAAAGCACGCTCAGTTGTTCGTGATTTAGATCCAAGCAACGACCTGAGCTTCTTACGCATTCGATCTAAAAAGAGTGAGATCATGTGTGCACCCT GTCGCGACTACCTGCTGGTTGTGATCCAAACTTCAGAGACACCATAA
- the LOC112576784 gene encoding uncharacterized protein KIAA0895-like isoform X2, translating to MDSVISEFGSYEEFEDTSGGPVLSRSQILALVKRYLKKEKLESEIKVNLSEDLLSTASMTQKKGWPHLTVRVLNTREYWCDGLLQHEIGTHYLRSCNNRHQLWASPIQREEMMLQHYNPTEEGLASLHSVINRPYPYLWRAALLYYVTYKAAHLSFRDLFADLGKFLKSPSTRWDYCVRAKRGQTDTSVPGTFCKDQVYLEGALQLLKHRHTLDFEMLMRLGKIAHEDVDRLSELSVLDNTRIPSFMMDMKKYICQLDYIAECNGLTDSVLWDMK from the exons ATGGATAGTGTAATTAGTGAGTTTGGCAGCTATGAGGAATTTGAAGACACATCAGGTGGTCCTGTTCTATCACGTTCACAGATCTTAGCTCTTGTAAAGCGTTATCTCAAAAAAGAGAAGCTGGAGTCGGAGATAAAG gTAAACTTGAGCGAGGACCTCCTGTCAACGGCGTCTATGACACAGAAAAAAGGATGGCCACACCTGACTGTGCGTGTTTTGAATACGCGTGAATACTGGTGTGATGGACTGCTTCAGCATGAAATTG GTACCCATTACCTGCGTAGTTGCAATAATCGTCACCAGCTTTGGGCCTCACCAATTCAGCGTGAGGAAATGATGCTTCAGCATTACAACCCTACAGAGGAGGGGCTGGCTTCACTTCATTCTGTAATCAATCGGCCATACCCTTACCTCTGGCGGGCAGCACTTCTGTACTATGTCACTTATAAAGCTGCACACCTGTCTTTCAGAGATCTCTTTGCAGATCTGGGCAAGTTTCTAAAGAGCCCCAGCACACGCTGGGACTACTGTGTCAGAGCCAAACGAGGTCAGACAGATACTTCAGTACCAG GTACGTTCTGTAAGGATCAGGTGTACCTAGAAGGTGCACTGCAGCTCTTGAAGCACCGACACACTCTGGATTTTGAGATGCTGATGAGACTGGGCAAAATAGCTCATGAAGATGTCGATCGTTTGTCCGAGCTTAGCGTGCTGGACAATACTCGCATTCCAAGTTTCATGATGGATATGAAGAAGTACATATGCCAGCTGGATTATATTGCTGAGTGTAACGGCCTGACGGATAGTGTCTTGTGGGATATGAAATAG
- the LOC112576784 gene encoding uncharacterized protein KIAA0895-like isoform X1, translated as MARWHMETAPYSEIYENSDPEQSFNNFSSSILLSDRMLTSSHGCITKQTGAEPARRIQKKNAARRKKKISSVSCPSLVSSVSKTSNSKDKSESKDISVPKRELHFRKSKAQTHRLRIRTVSERLSMLCLPRSRYMRLQQPHEYKMKLPLLVSITPENEKSERDRFMRANFNYNPFFVYRCAADERMMEKFNTPSDYHLKKAINIMDSVISEFGSYEEFEDTSGGPVLSRSQILALVKRYLKKEKLESEIKVNLSEDLLSTASMTQKKGWPHLTVRVLNTREYWCDGLLQHEIGTHYLRSCNNRHQLWASPIQREEMMLQHYNPTEEGLASLHSVINRPYPYLWRAALLYYVTYKAAHLSFRDLFADLGKFLKSPSTRWDYCVRAKRGQTDTSVPGTFCKDQVYLEGALQLLKHRHTLDFEMLMRLGKIAHEDVDRLSELSVLDNTRIPSFMMDMKKYICQLDYIAECNGLTDSVLWDMK; from the exons ATGGCAAGATGGCATATGGAAACCGCTCCTTATTctgaaatttatgaaaattcaGATCCAGAACAGTCCTTCAATAACTTCAGCAGCTCGATTTTGTTGTCTGATCGCATGTTGACATCATCACATGGATGCATCACAAAGCAAACAGGAGCAGAACCAGCTAGAAggattcaaaagaaaaacgctGCAAgacggaaaaaaaaaatatcatctgtGTCCTGTCCATCGCTAGTGTCTTCTGTTTCCAAAACTTCAAATAGCAAAGATAAATCAGAAAGCAAAGATATCTCTGTTCCCAAAAGAGAGCTCCACTTCAGGAAAAGcaaagcacagacacacagactaagAATAAGGACAGTTTCTGAACGTCTGAGCATGTTGTGTCTTCCACGATCAAGATATATGAGGTTGCAGCAGCCACATGAGTACAAAATGAAGCTTCCACTTTTGGTTTCCATAACACCAGAAAATGAGAAGTCAGAGAGAGATCGATTCATGAGGGCAAACTTTAACTATAACCCATTCTTCGTGTACCGTTGTGCTGCAGATGAGAGAATGATGGAGAAATTCAATACACCATCTGATTACCAtttgaaaaaa GCTATTAACATCATGGATAGTGTAATTAGTGAGTTTGGCAGCTATGAGGAATTTGAAGACACATCAGGTGGTCCTGTTCTATCACGTTCACAGATCTTAGCTCTTGTAAAGCGTTATCTCAAAAAAGAGAAGCTGGAGTCGGAGATAAAG gTAAACTTGAGCGAGGACCTCCTGTCAACGGCGTCTATGACACAGAAAAAAGGATGGCCACACCTGACTGTGCGTGTTTTGAATACGCGTGAATACTGGTGTGATGGACTGCTTCAGCATGAAATTG GTACCCATTACCTGCGTAGTTGCAATAATCGTCACCAGCTTTGGGCCTCACCAATTCAGCGTGAGGAAATGATGCTTCAGCATTACAACCCTACAGAGGAGGGGCTGGCTTCACTTCATTCTGTAATCAATCGGCCATACCCTTACCTCTGGCGGGCAGCACTTCTGTACTATGTCACTTATAAAGCTGCACACCTGTCTTTCAGAGATCTCTTTGCAGATCTGGGCAAGTTTCTAAAGAGCCCCAGCACACGCTGGGACTACTGTGTCAGAGCCAAACGAGGTCAGACAGATACTTCAGTACCAG GTACGTTCTGTAAGGATCAGGTGTACCTAGAAGGTGCACTGCAGCTCTTGAAGCACCGACACACTCTGGATTTTGAGATGCTGATGAGACTGGGCAAAATAGCTCATGAAGATGTCGATCGTTTGTCCGAGCTTAGCGTGCTGGACAATACTCGCATTCCAAGTTTCATGATGGATATGAAGAAGTACATATGCCAGCTGGATTATATTGCTGAGTGTAACGGCCTGACGGATAGTGTCTTGTGGGATATGAAATAG